The following are from one region of the Variovorax sp. V213 genome:
- a CDS encoding putative hydro-lyase has product MSNRPSFVEQPGAGSSALAVRQACRSGALSAHTSGLASAHVQGNLVILPRVHAADFLRFCQANPKPCPLLGVSEAGDPALPALGEDIDIRTDLPRYRVWQGGELVDEPTDVRALWSDDLVSFVIGCSFTFEHALMAEGIALRHVAQGRNVAMYRTSVATAPAGPFHGPMVVSMRPLRAADAIRAVQITSRFPAVHGAPVHIGDPALIGIRSIADPDYGDAVEVMQGELPVFWACGVTPQAALAAAKLPFAITHAPGSMLVTDLLHHSLAAF; this is encoded by the coding sequence ATGTCGAACCGTCCATCCTTCGTAGAACAGCCCGGCGCCGGCAGCAGCGCACTGGCCGTGCGCCAGGCCTGCCGCAGCGGTGCGCTGAGCGCCCACACCAGCGGGCTCGCGAGCGCCCATGTGCAGGGCAATCTCGTGATCCTGCCGCGGGTGCACGCCGCCGATTTCCTGCGCTTTTGCCAGGCCAACCCCAAGCCGTGCCCGCTGCTCGGCGTGTCGGAAGCGGGTGATCCGGCGCTGCCGGCGCTCGGCGAAGACATCGACATCCGCACCGACCTGCCGCGCTACCGCGTGTGGCAGGGTGGCGAACTGGTGGACGAGCCCACCGATGTGCGCGCCCTGTGGAGCGACGACCTGGTGAGCTTCGTCATCGGCTGCTCCTTCACCTTCGAGCATGCCCTGATGGCCGAGGGCATCGCGCTGCGCCATGTGGCACAGGGCCGCAACGTGGCGATGTACCGCACCTCGGTGGCCACTGCGCCGGCCGGCCCTTTCCACGGTCCGATGGTGGTGTCGATGCGTCCCCTGCGCGCGGCCGATGCCATTCGCGCGGTGCAGATCACCTCGCGCTTTCCGGCCGTGCACGGGGCGCCGGTGCACATCGGCGATCCCGCGCTGATCGGCATCCGGTCGATCGCCGATCCCGACTACGGCGACGCGGTCGAGGTCATGCAGGGTGAGTTGCCCGTGTTCTGGGCCTGCGGCGTCACACCCCAGGCGGCGCTGGCCGCCGCCAAGCTGCCGTTCGCCATCACGCATGCGCCGGGTTCGATGCTGGTGACCGACCTGCTGCATCACAGCCTGGCCGCGTTCTAG
- a CDS encoding LysR family transcriptional regulator: protein MNLRFVEAFHWAVALKSVTRAAEKLHITQSALSSRIAALERELGVLLLDRRDKQFRLTVAGQRFHAFAQKLLEMQMHIKAEMGSGAVREAVLRVGAIESVVHSWLTGWLKHMQATYPDFELELTVETTPVLVDQLQRGKQDLVFAALPAAGDGVRTRAVPPMPMCFVGHRELHLKRRYRLPDLLSLDLLTFQRGSQPHVALLELFRDAGSPPPRVHAISSISAMAQLVEAGFGVATLPRAVVEPLARRLPLRVLPCDDTLEPLPIYASYRDDPSSPLPEAALGSAVVHASHRLGSSKKSMS, encoded by the coding sequence ATGAACCTGCGATTCGTTGAAGCCTTTCACTGGGCCGTGGCGCTCAAGAGCGTCACCCGTGCGGCCGAGAAGCTGCACATCACGCAGTCGGCGCTCTCCAGCCGCATTGCCGCGCTCGAACGCGAACTGGGCGTGCTGCTGCTCGACCGGCGCGACAAGCAGTTCCGCCTCACGGTGGCGGGGCAGCGCTTTCATGCCTTTGCGCAGAAGCTGCTCGAGATGCAGATGCACATCAAGGCCGAGATGGGTTCGGGTGCGGTGCGCGAGGCCGTGCTGCGCGTGGGTGCCATCGAATCGGTGGTGCACAGCTGGCTCACCGGCTGGCTCAAGCACATGCAGGCGACGTATCCGGACTTCGAACTGGAGCTCACCGTCGAAACCACGCCGGTGCTGGTCGACCAATTGCAGCGCGGCAAGCAGGACCTGGTATTTGCCGCGCTGCCGGCCGCCGGCGACGGCGTGCGCACGCGTGCCGTGCCGCCGATGCCCATGTGCTTCGTCGGCCACCGCGAACTGCACCTGAAGCGGCGCTACCGCCTGCCGGACCTGCTCTCGCTCGACCTGCTGACCTTCCAGCGCGGCTCGCAGCCGCACGTGGCGCTGCTCGAGCTGTTTCGCGACGCGGGCAGTCCGCCGCCACGCGTGCATGCGATCTCATCGATTTCGGCGATGGCGCAGCTGGTGGAGGCGGGCTTCGGGGTGGCCACGCTGCCGCGCGCGGTGGTCGAGCCGCTGGCGCGGCGCCTGCCGCTGCGCGTGCTGCCCTGCGACGACACGCTGGAGCCGCTGCCCATCTACGCGAGCTACCGTGACGATCCGTCGTCCCCGCTGCCGGAGGCCGCGCTCGGCTCTGCCGTGGTGCATGCATCGCACCGCTTGGGGTCATCGAAAAAATCGATGAGTTGA
- the denD gene encoding D-erythronate dehydrogenase, whose protein sequence is MQIVITGGAGFVGARLARTLLKQGQLSLAGAPARAISRITLVDRVAPPADLAADARIAAALGDLNEQLASPDAALWLEADAIFHLAAAVSGECEADFDLGMRSNFAATHALLEKARAVGTRPMVVFASSLAVFGDSPEQPLPPVIEDHTLPTPQTSYGIQKFIGEQLVADYTRKGFIRGRSVRLMTVSVRPGRPNGAASGFFSGMIREPLAGIRAACPVPDETPVAIASPARTVEGIIRAAEASDAEWGPRTALNLPSLSTTVGEMAAALERVAGKASTDLLDRTPDPVIQRIVKTWPGRIETARAKRLGLSADADFETVIRDYVRENPDAVKLVIAA, encoded by the coding sequence ATGCAGATCGTCATCACGGGCGGTGCCGGCTTTGTGGGCGCACGCCTCGCCCGCACGCTGCTGAAGCAGGGGCAGCTTTCGCTCGCGGGTGCACCGGCCCGGGCCATTTCCCGCATCACACTGGTCGACCGCGTCGCACCGCCGGCCGATCTTGCGGCCGACGCGCGCATTGCCGCGGCACTCGGCGACCTGAACGAACAACTGGCCTCGCCCGATGCGGCACTCTGGCTGGAAGCCGACGCCATCTTCCATCTGGCCGCCGCGGTCAGCGGCGAATGCGAGGCCGACTTCGACCTGGGCATGCGCAGCAACTTTGCCGCCACGCATGCGCTGCTCGAGAAGGCGCGCGCCGTGGGGACCCGGCCGATGGTGGTGTTTGCCAGCTCGCTCGCGGTGTTCGGCGATTCGCCCGAGCAGCCGTTGCCGCCGGTGATCGAAGACCACACGCTGCCGACGCCGCAGACCAGCTACGGCATCCAGAAATTCATCGGCGAACAGTTGGTGGCCGACTACACGCGCAAGGGCTTCATCCGCGGCCGCAGCGTGCGCCTGATGACGGTGAGCGTGCGCCCCGGCCGGCCGAACGGCGCGGCATCGGGCTTTTTCAGCGGCATGATCCGCGAGCCGCTCGCGGGCATTCGCGCCGCCTGCCCGGTGCCCGACGAAACGCCCGTGGCCATTGCATCGCCGGCTCGCACCGTCGAAGGCATCATCCGCGCCGCTGAGGCCAGCGACGCCGAATGGGGCCCGCGCACCGCGCTCAATCTGCCATCGCTTTCCACCACGGTGGGCGAAATGGCCGCCGCGCTGGAACGCGTGGCCGGCAAGGCTTCCACCGATCTGCTCGACCGCACGCCCGATCCGGTCATCCAGCGCATCGTGAAAACCTGGCCCGGACGCATCGAAACCGCGCGCGCCAAACGCCTGGGGCTTTCGGCAGATGCCGATTTCGAGACGGTTATTCGCGATTACGTCCGTGAAAATCCCGACGCAGTCAAATTGGTTATTGCGGCATAG